From a single Apium graveolens cultivar Ventura chromosome 2, ASM990537v1, whole genome shotgun sequence genomic region:
- the LOC141690015 gene encoding uncharacterized protein LOC141690015, whose protein sequence is MVSSWLLNSITPEIRNSVAYFSTAKAIWDDLVVRFSHSNVPRVFQLKKELVSLTQGTLSITAYFTKFRTLMDEIDDLSPLPKCICVNSNCCCAYVIKLDEYEQINKLSQFLMGLSDQFTTIRGQLLMMKPLPSLSQAYSLLLQEEVQRDCHNSVVVTENAAMSIKYTGNKHRNFSQNNYNSNQSFQGGVKKVSSEADVASIVCDFCHMTGHTREKCFCLHGYPEWHRLRGQPKLKPRVVNRYPAVSKKVVNVMASGFDSNTNVESGSVFTDAQCQQLTKMIQTSLQALTPWTTNNANVAAVVSSTMTDANAFTQGNFSCTVSSAHTLQTVNHQNFITWLLDSGATDHVTCHYHLLENHVPMNSYLYLPDGNMAVITHSGTVRLPNSIILQQVLCVPSFHCNLISIPKLTVHNSCTVVFSFQNCMLQDQQQKMLTKIGKLEGSLYTYSLAGSASVFHVSTSDSQLTLWHARLGHPSSTIMSKIQFIPSVNPDALQYCDVCHQAKQTRLSFTASTSVNITLFSLVHCDLWGPYKTCTHGKCTIFLTIIEDVSKCTWVFLLADKSSISTMLKNYIAYVQTQFHTTIQVIRSDNGTEFVNSDLSSHLQSLGIIHQTTCPYTP, encoded by the coding sequence ATGGTTTCGTCATGGTTATTGAACTCAATCACACCTGAAATTCGTAATAGTGTTGCCTACTTTTCTACTGCTAAGGCTATTTGGGATGATCTTGTTGTTCGTTTCTCACACAGCAATGTTCCTCGAGTGTTTCAATTAAAGAAAGAACTTGTATCACTTACTCAAGGAACCTTGTCTATTACTGCCTATTTCACAAAATTCAGAACATTGATGGATGAAATTGATGATTTGTCTCCACTTCCAAAATGTATCTGTGTTAATAGTAATTGTTGTTGTGCATATGTGATCAAACTAGACGAATATGAGCAGATTAATAAACTTAGTCAGTTCTTAATGGGATTAAGTGATCAATTTACTACAATTCGTGGTCAATTGTTGATGATGAAGCCATTACCTAGCTTGAGTCAGGCTTATTCCTTGTTGCTTCAAGAGGAAGTACAACGTGACTGTCACAATTCTGTTGTTGTTACTGAGAATGCTGCTATGAGTATTAAGTATACTGGCAATAAGCACAGGAATTTCAGCCAAAACAATTATAATTCAAATCAGAGTTTTCAAGGAGGTGTTAAGAAAGTCTCATCAGAGGCTGATGTTGCTTCGATTGTGTGTGATTTCTGTCATATGACTGGCCATACCAGGGAAAAATGTTTCTGTCTCCATGGGTACCCTGAATGGCATAGGCTTCGTGGACAGCCTAAGCTTAAACCAAGGGTAGTGAATAGATATCCAGCTGTTTCTAAGAAAGTTGTTAATGTCATGGCATCTGGTTTTGATTCTAATACAAATGTTGAGTCTGGATCAGTGTTCACAGATGCTCAATGTCAACAGCTTACCAAGATGATTCAGACTAGTCTTCAGGCTTTGACTCCATGGACTACCAATAATGCTAATGTTGCTGCTGTTGTTAGTTCCACAATGACAGATGCAAATGCTTTTACTCAAGGTAATTTCTCATGCACAGTTTCTTCAGCACATACTCTACAGACTGTTAATCATCAAAATTTTATTACTTGGTTATTGGATTCTGGTGCCACAGATCATGTGACTTGTCATTATCACTTATTAGAGAACCATGTTCCTATGAATTCGTATCTCTATTTGCCTGATGGTAACATGGCTGTCATTACTCATTCTGGAACTGTCAGACTACCAAATTCTATTATTCTTCAACAAGTCCTATGTGTTCCTAGTTTTCACTGCAATTTAATCTCAATACCGAAACTAACAGTGCATAATTCATGTACTGTTGTCTTTTCTTTTCAAAACTGTATGTTACAGGACCAACAGCAGAAAATGTTGACAAAGATTGGTAAGCTTGAAGGAAGTCTATATACATATAGTCTTGCTGGGTCTGCTAGTGTTTTTCATGTTTCCACCTCAGACTCTCAACTCACCTTGTGGCATGCCAGATTGGGTCATCCTTCCTCTACTATTATGTCTAAAATTCAGTTCATACCTTCTGTAAATCCTGATGCTCTGCAATATTGTGATGTGTGTCACCAAGCTAAGCAAACAAGATTGTCTTTTACCGCTAGTACCTCAGTTAATATAACTTTGTTTTCTTTAGTCCACTGTGATTTGTGGGGACCCTATAAAACGTGTACTCATGGTAAATGTACTATATTTTTAACCATTATAGAAGATGTTTCTAAATGCACTTGGGTGTTCTTGTTGGCTGATAAGTCTTCTATTTCTACTATGCTGAAAAATTATATTGCTTATGTACAAACCCAATTTCATACAACCATACAAGTTATTCGATCAGACAATGGCACAGAGTTTGTGAACTCTGATCTTAGTTCTCATTTACAATCTTTAGGGATTATTCATCAAACCACTTGTCCATATACACCTTAG
- the LOC141690007 gene encoding AT-rich interactive domain-containing protein 1-like, which yields MPSLLVDITGSFRGSNPVTPEHTDIQEPESLHLEDDSNSSNLEESRYGCPPLKSNMLISVLCNQFERMAIPVEHHFQANVPKWRGPSSKVSVISDSDNLRWLGTKVWPLGRQNVKAISRAVGKGRSSSCSCASPGSTKCVRHHILEKRRLMQSDLGPLFHIWKFDEMGEEVSKSWTVKEKESFNLIAKTKV from the coding sequence ATGCCATCTCTTTTAGTTGACATTACTGGATCATTCCGTGGTTCAAACCCTGTTACTCCTGAACATACGGATATTCAGGAACCAGAATCGCTTCATTTGGAGGATGATTCAAATTCCTCAAACTTGGAGGAATCGAGATATGGTTGTCCACCTTTAAAATCAAACATGTTGATCAGCGTTCTCTGCAATCAGTTTGAGAGGATGGCTATTCCTGTCGAGCATCACTTTCAGGCTAACGTTCCAAAATGGCGCGGACCATCCAGTAAGGTATCTGTAATTAGTGATTCTGATAACTTAAGGTGGTTGGGCACAAAAGTTTGGCCACTCGGAAGGCAGAATGTAAAAGCTATTTCAAGAGCAGTTGGTAAAGGGAGGTCAAGCTCCTGTTCTTGTGCCTCCCCAGGATCGACCAAGTGTGTTAGGCACCATATTCTTGAGAAAAGGCGCCTTATGCAATCTGATCTTGGTCCATTATTTCACATTTGGAAGTTTGACGAGATGGGGGAAGAAGTTTCCAAGTCATGGACGGTGAAGGAAAAAGAAAGCTTCAACTTGATAGCAAAAACAAAGGTTTAA